One Paracidovorax avenae ATCC 19860 genomic region harbors:
- a CDS encoding LysR substrate-binding domain-containing protein, producing the protein MARTLYDLDVLRTFATGVALGSFVRAADKLGRSTSAVSAQLKKLESQAGTPLLRKSGRGLVLTEAGEILLAYAHRLLDLNDEAAAAVSGSPLHGLVRLGLQEDLGETLLPGVLGRFARAHPQVRIEVSVARSTELRERFAVGQLDLALLWDAGIDLSCMRAEPVMRLPLHWIGPAGTDTLDGTPWWQGWHAPTPSERPPLPLVLLEDPCPLRRIVTAALEHAGLPWRHAFHSSSLGALWAATAAGLGLSVRTAFGLPAHVRLLSAAACGLPELPSMDLVLGRARDPMDAASERLATLLLDAVREHMGRSGSGDIVPSSA; encoded by the coding sequence ATGGCCCGCACCCTCTACGACCTCGACGTGCTGCGCACCTTTGCCACGGGGGTGGCGCTGGGCAGCTTCGTGCGCGCCGCGGACAAGCTGGGGCGTTCCACCTCGGCGGTGAGCGCGCAATTGAAGAAGCTGGAATCGCAGGCGGGCACGCCCCTGCTGCGCAAGTCCGGCCGTGGCCTGGTGCTCACCGAGGCCGGAGAAATCCTGCTGGCCTATGCCCACCGCCTGCTCGACCTGAACGACGAGGCGGCCGCCGCCGTGAGTGGCAGCCCGCTGCACGGCCTCGTCCGCCTGGGCCTGCAGGAAGACCTGGGCGAGACGCTGCTGCCCGGGGTGCTGGGGCGCTTCGCGCGGGCGCATCCCCAGGTGCGGATCGAAGTGTCCGTGGCCCGCAGCACCGAACTGCGCGAACGGTTCGCCGTGGGCCAGCTGGACCTGGCGCTGCTCTGGGACGCGGGCATCGACCTGTCGTGCATGCGGGCCGAGCCGGTCATGCGCCTGCCACTGCACTGGATCGGCCCGGCCGGCACGGATACGCTGGACGGCACGCCCTGGTGGCAGGGGTGGCACGCACCCACGCCATCGGAGCGCCCGCCGCTGCCGCTGGTGCTGCTCGAAGACCCCTGTCCCCTGCGGCGCATCGTCACGGCCGCGCTGGAGCACGCGGGCCTGCCCTGGCGCCATGCCTTCCACAGCAGCAGCCTGGGCGCGCTGTGGGCGGCGACGGCGGCGGGGCTCGGGCTGTCCGTGCGCACGGCCTTCGGCCTTCCGGCGCACGTCAGGCTCCTTTCGGCCGCGGCCTGCGGCCTGCCTGAACTGCCGTCCATGGACCTGGTGCTGGGGCGCGCCCGGGATCCGATGGACGCCGCCTCGGAGCGGCTGGCCACCTTGCTGCTGGATGCCGTGCGGGAGCACATGGGACGCTCCGGCAGTGGCGACATCGTGCCGTCTTCTGCCTGA
- a CDS encoding DUF924 family protein — MTAHDVLHFWFDETTPEQWFRKDEAFDEAIRARFATLHRRASLAELWEWRTDAAGRLAEVIVLDQFSRNLLRGQAASFAQDGMALALAQEAIAQGLDTALPPPRCAFLYMPFMHSESARIQAESVRLFTALGQANNLDFALQHQAIVDRFGRFPHRNAVLGRDTTADEALFLQQPGSSF; from the coding sequence ATGACCGCCCACGACGTCCTGCATTTCTGGTTCGATGAAACCACGCCCGAACAATGGTTCCGCAAGGACGAAGCCTTCGACGAGGCCATCCGCGCGCGCTTCGCAACCCTGCACCGCCGGGCATCGCTGGCCGAACTGTGGGAATGGCGCACGGATGCTGCAGGGCGTCTGGCCGAGGTGATCGTGCTCGACCAGTTTTCGCGCAACCTGCTGCGCGGGCAGGCGGCGTCGTTCGCCCAGGACGGCATGGCCCTGGCGCTCGCGCAGGAGGCCATCGCGCAGGGTTTGGACACCGCATTGCCGCCGCCCCGGTGCGCATTCCTGTACATGCCGTTCATGCACAGCGAGTCGGCCCGCATCCAGGCGGAATCCGTGCGGCTCTTCACCGCGCTGGGGCAGGCGAACAACCTGGACTTCGCGCTGCAGCACCAGGCGATCGTGGACCGCTTCGGGCGGTTTCCGCACCGCAACGCGGTGCTGGGCCGCGATACGACCGCCGACGAGGCACTGTTCCTGCAGCAGCCGGGCAGTTCCTTCTGA
- a CDS encoding DUF4398 domain-containing protein, with protein MQTATFIRTATAVVALGALAACSSTPPPTDQMAVTRTTVNRVAGEPQVAANAPVELQRARDKLVAAEKAMTDKQYDMARRYAAEAEADARVAETKAEAANNAATLQQVRTSIQSLQSEITRRDPAPAVAPGAAAVPAPMPAPMAAPAIAPRPAANPTAVPGMPVPPTPAPAR; from the coding sequence ATGCAGACTGCCACCTTCATTCGCACCGCCACGGCCGTTGTGGCCCTGGGAGCGCTTGCGGCATGCTCGTCCACGCCGCCCCCGACCGACCAGATGGCCGTGACCCGCACGACGGTCAACCGCGTGGCCGGCGAGCCGCAGGTCGCCGCCAATGCGCCCGTGGAACTGCAGCGCGCCCGTGACAAGCTGGTGGCGGCCGAGAAGGCCATGACCGACAAGCAGTACGACATGGCACGCCGCTATGCCGCCGAGGCGGAAGCGGATGCCCGCGTCGCCGAAACCAAGGCCGAAGCAGCCAACAACGCCGCCACGCTGCAGCAGGTGCGCACCAGCATCCAGTCGCTCCAGTCGGAAATCACCCGGCGCGATCCCGCTCCCGCGGTGGCCCCCGGCGCCGCCGCCGTGCCTGCCCCGATGCCTGCGCCCATGGCGGCGCCTGCGATCGCGCCCCGGCCGGCCGCCAACCCGACCGCCGTGCCCGGCATGCCGGTGCCCCCCACCCCGGCTCCCGCCCGCTGA
- a CDS encoding TIGR03915 family putative DNA repair protein, with the protein MTAGSTAHRTIVLQHPADWQGFRAGARACLHAGMAPEQVAWQVTGEGEGDLFGAAGDAQGAAPPSAPEGAGDPAGTPVHVPRAFVALCESASLHRDPARFALLYRTLWRMAHEPALRHDPLDADIARVQRMAAAVRRDMHKMRAFVRFRPVEDGGAAPLHVAWFEPDHFIVRANAAFFVQRFTQMRWALLTPECSLHWDGTTLQTGPAATRADAPPPDAGEALWLTYYRHTFNPARLKLDMMRREMPVRYWKNLPEAALIGELAQGAAERSGRMVEAPATVPRRRIAHVRSGRGT; encoded by the coding sequence ATGACCGCCGGCAGCACCGCGCACCGCACCATCGTCCTGCAGCACCCTGCCGACTGGCAGGGGTTCCGGGCGGGCGCACGCGCCTGCCTGCATGCCGGAATGGCGCCGGAACAGGTGGCCTGGCAGGTCACCGGCGAGGGGGAAGGCGATCTCTTCGGCGCGGCCGGTGACGCGCAGGGCGCCGCGCCGCCATCCGCCCCGGAAGGCGCAGGGGACCCGGCTGGCACGCCCGTGCATGTGCCGCGGGCATTCGTCGCGCTGTGCGAGAGCGCCAGCCTGCACCGCGACCCGGCCCGTTTCGCGCTGCTCTACCGAACGCTCTGGCGCATGGCGCACGAGCCGGCGCTGCGCCACGATCCGCTGGATGCGGACATCGCGCGCGTGCAGCGCATGGCCGCTGCCGTGCGGCGGGACATGCACAAGATGCGCGCCTTCGTGCGCTTCCGCCCGGTGGAGGATGGCGGCGCCGCCCCGCTGCACGTGGCCTGGTTCGAGCCGGACCATTTCATCGTGCGGGCCAATGCCGCCTTCTTCGTGCAACGCTTCACGCAGATGCGGTGGGCGCTGCTCACGCCCGAATGCAGCCTGCACTGGGACGGCACCACGCTGCAGACCGGACCGGCCGCCACGCGCGCGGATGCGCCACCGCCGGATGCCGGCGAAGCGCTCTGGCTGACCTATTACCGGCACACCTTCAACCCCGCGCGCCTCAAGCTGGACATGATGCGGCGCGAGATGCCGGTGCGCTACTGGAAGAACCTGCCGGAGGCCGCACTGATCGGCGAGCTGGCGCAGGGTGCGGCCGAGCGCAGCGGGCGAATGGTGGAGGCGCCGGCCACGGTACCCCGCCGGCGCATCGCGCACGTCCGTTCCGGGCGCGGCACCTGA
- a CDS encoding MFS transporter: protein MTTCTSMSAARAAPPPAPAASRSRHRWKVLAAGVCANAAFSVAFSGIPMTAVLMRSSYQLDAAALGLMLGLMGLGIAVSEMPWGVLTDRWGDRPVLLAGLGGTALALAAMALWAAPSAGHLPARELLAGGLVLVGLLGGSVNGASGRAIMQWFAEGERGLAMSIRQTAVPLGGAVGALLLPALAGHGGFTAVYGVLAALCLLAALMAAAWVREPGRAAHAAAAAAPAAGSGGPLRDARTWRLAAGIGLSCAPQFAVLSFGTVFLHDFVHAGLATTTATMAAVQIGAMALRVWSGRWTDRHRNRPAYLRACCGFSALLFAAMAALAGWRTEGVAQGVQGLLPALLAACGLCVSAWHGVAYTELAVRAGAGRAGTALGMANTSVFIVCFLVPMLIPHLLAPWGWGAVWGAAAGCTLAGRWLMVPRVSAAPPCSA, encoded by the coding sequence ATGACGACCTGCACTTCGATGTCCGCGGCCCGCGCCGCGCCGCCTCCCGCTCCCGCAGCGTCCCGCTCCCGGCACCGCTGGAAGGTGCTCGCAGCCGGGGTGTGTGCCAACGCCGCGTTTTCCGTCGCCTTCAGCGGCATCCCCATGACCGCCGTTCTGATGCGCAGCAGCTACCAGCTCGATGCCGCCGCGCTGGGATTGATGCTGGGCCTGATGGGGCTGGGCATCGCCGTGAGCGAAATGCCCTGGGGCGTGCTCACCGACCGCTGGGGCGACCGGCCGGTGCTGCTGGCGGGACTGGGGGGCACCGCGCTGGCATTGGCCGCCATGGCGCTCTGGGCCGCGCCTTCGGCGGGGCACCTGCCGGCCAGGGAGTTGCTCGCTGGCGGGCTGGTGCTGGTCGGCCTGCTGGGAGGCAGCGTCAACGGTGCCAGTGGACGGGCCATCATGCAGTGGTTCGCCGAGGGCGAGCGGGGCCTGGCCATGAGCATCCGCCAGACGGCCGTACCGCTCGGCGGCGCGGTCGGCGCGCTGCTGCTGCCCGCGCTCGCAGGGCACGGCGGTTTCACCGCCGTATACGGGGTGCTGGCGGCGCTGTGCCTGCTGGCGGCGCTCATGGCGGCGGCCTGGGTGCGCGAGCCCGGGCGGGCGGCGCATGCCGCCGCGGCTGCCGCGCCCGCCGCGGGTTCCGGCGGGCCGCTGCGCGATGCACGCACGTGGCGCCTGGCCGCAGGCATCGGCCTGTCGTGCGCGCCCCAGTTCGCGGTACTGTCGTTCGGCACCGTGTTCCTGCACGACTTCGTGCATGCCGGGCTGGCGACCACCACAGCGACCATGGCAGCGGTACAGATCGGCGCGATGGCGCTGCGCGTGTGGAGCGGTCGCTGGACCGACCGCCACCGCAATCGTCCGGCCTATCTGCGGGCCTGCTGCGGATTCAGCGCGCTGCTTTTCGCCGCCATGGCGGCGCTGGCCGGCTGGCGCACGGAGGGGGTTGCGCAGGGCGTGCAGGGGCTGCTGCCCGCATTGCTGGCGGCCTGCGGCCTGTGCGTGTCGGCCTGGCACGGCGTGGCGTACACGGAACTGGCCGTGCGGGCGGGCGCCGGCCGTGCGGGCACGGCGCTCGGCATGGCCAACACCAGCGTATTCATCGTGTGCTTCCTGGTGCCGATGCTCATTCCCCACCTGCTGGCCCCATGGGGCTGGGGCGCTGTCTGGGGTGCGGCTGCGGGCTGCACGCTGGCGGGGCGGTGGCTGATGGTGCCTCGGGTGTCGGCCGCCCCTCCATGCAGCGCGTAG
- a CDS encoding OmpA family protein, which translates to MRNTLRRTTALAAALVSAGLLAACATRAPLDSVETARIAVNRAANDPAVVQNAPLELKAATDTLARADRVWSDKNDAAEANHLAYLATQRADIASNVARSRVLDADIKKAGADAERLRLTSEADRARMQAEANARSAQQAQLQAASAEQRAADNAARVRALEAQLRDIEAQQTERGLLVTLGDVLFAFNKAELSAQAGPRLDKLANFLRQFPDRKLIIEGHTDSVGGDAYNQSLSERRAQAVQSALVQRGVAPDRITARGYGKTYPVADNSSPEGRAMNRRVEIVIADDKGNLRGR; encoded by the coding sequence ATGCGCAATACCCTCCGCCGTACCACCGCCCTCGCCGCTGCGCTCGTTTCCGCTGGCCTCCTGGCCGCCTGCGCGACGCGCGCCCCGCTCGATTCGGTCGAAACCGCACGCATCGCCGTCAACCGTGCGGCCAATGACCCGGCCGTCGTGCAGAACGCCCCGCTGGAGCTGAAGGCCGCCACCGATACGCTGGCCCGTGCGGACCGTGTCTGGAGCGACAAGAACGACGCCGCCGAGGCCAACCACCTCGCCTACCTCGCCACGCAGCGCGCCGACATCGCCTCCAACGTGGCCCGGTCGCGGGTGCTGGATGCCGACATCAAGAAGGCGGGCGCCGATGCCGAGCGCCTGCGCCTGACCAGCGAAGCCGACCGGGCCCGCATGCAGGCCGAGGCGAATGCCCGCAGCGCCCAGCAGGCGCAACTGCAGGCCGCGAGCGCCGAACAGCGCGCCGCCGACAACGCCGCCCGCGTCCGCGCCCTGGAAGCGCAACTGCGCGACATCGAGGCGCAGCAGACCGAGCGCGGCCTGTTGGTGACGCTGGGCGATGTGCTGTTCGCGTTCAACAAGGCCGAACTGTCCGCCCAGGCCGGCCCGCGGCTGGACAAGCTGGCGAACTTCCTGCGCCAGTTCCCCGACCGCAAGCTCATCATCGAAGGCCACACCGACAGCGTGGGCGGCGACGCCTACAACCAGAGCCTGTCGGAGCGCCGTGCCCAGGCCGTGCAGAGCGCGCTGGTGCAGCGCGGCGTCGCGCCGGACCGCATCACCGCCCGCGGATACGGCAAGACCTACCCAGTGGCCGACAACAGCTCGCCCGAGGGCCGCGCCATGAACCGGCGCGTGGAAATCGTCATCGCCGACGACAAGGGCAACCTGCGGGGGCGTTGA
- a CDS encoding putative DNA modification/repair radical SAM protein has protein sequence MSTLSKLAILADAAKYDASCASSGTSVRNSVGGKGIGSTEGMGICHSYAPDGRCISLLKILLTNYCQYDCLYCVNRVSSNVPRARFSVQEVVDLTLDFYRRNCIEGLFLSSGIIQNPDYTMERVVEVARALREDHDFRGYIHLKTIPDAAPELLERAGRYADRLSINIELPTSQGLAALAPEKDGTAIQRSMGRLAVHIDEARQARAQQQGPRAGTERIVSLPGRARRAEAPRFAPGGQSTQMIVGADGADDRTILATSARLYGGFGLRRVYYSAFSPIPDAPRALPLAAPPLVREHRLYQADWLMRFYGFTHDEIVPPVPQGDGTGGMLSLDMDPKLAWAVAHPEHFPVDLNTAARERLLRVPGLGVRTVERLLAARRVRRLGHADLGRLHVPLSRVLPFVCVADHRPAERLRDPARLRAWLSPQPPQARLFA, from the coding sequence GTGTCCACCTTATCCAAGCTCGCCATCCTCGCGGACGCCGCCAAGTACGACGCATCGTGCGCTTCCAGCGGCACGTCGGTGCGTAACTCCGTGGGCGGCAAGGGCATCGGGTCGACCGAGGGCATGGGCATCTGCCACAGCTATGCGCCCGACGGGCGGTGCATTTCGCTGCTCAAGATCCTGCTCACCAACTACTGCCAGTACGACTGCCTCTATTGCGTGAACCGTGTGAGCAGCAACGTCCCCCGTGCCCGTTTCTCGGTGCAGGAGGTGGTGGACCTGACGCTGGACTTCTATCGCCGCAACTGCATCGAAGGGCTGTTCCTCTCCAGCGGCATCATCCAGAACCCTGACTACACCATGGAGCGTGTGGTGGAAGTGGCCCGGGCGCTGCGCGAGGACCACGATTTCCGCGGCTACATCCACCTCAAGACGATCCCGGACGCCGCCCCCGAGTTGCTGGAGCGCGCGGGCCGCTACGCCGACCGGCTGAGCATCAACATCGAGCTGCCCACCTCCCAGGGCCTGGCAGCGCTGGCGCCCGAGAAGGATGGCACCGCCATCCAGCGCTCCATGGGCCGCCTGGCGGTGCACATCGACGAAGCACGGCAGGCGCGGGCGCAGCAGCAGGGTCCGCGCGCCGGCACGGAGCGCATCGTCTCGCTGCCCGGCCGCGCCCGGCGGGCGGAGGCGCCGCGCTTCGCCCCGGGTGGGCAAAGCACGCAGATGATCGTGGGCGCGGACGGCGCGGACGACCGCACCATCCTGGCCACGAGCGCGCGACTCTACGGAGGATTCGGCCTGCGCCGCGTGTATTACTCCGCCTTCAGCCCCATTCCCGATGCACCGCGGGCCCTGCCCCTGGCTGCGCCGCCGCTGGTGCGCGAGCACCGGCTCTACCAGGCCGACTGGCTCATGCGCTTCTACGGCTTCACCCACGACGAGATCGTTCCGCCGGTGCCGCAAGGCGACGGCACGGGCGGCATGCTGTCGCTGGACATGGACCCCAAGCTCGCCTGGGCCGTGGCGCACCCGGAGCACTTCCCCGTGGACCTGAACACCGCGGCGCGCGAACGGCTGCTGCGCGTGCCGGGCCTGGGCGTGCGCACGGTGGAGCGCCTGCTGGCCGCCCGGCGCGTGCGCCGGCTGGGCCATGCCGACCTGGGCCGGCTGCACGTGCCCCTGTCCCGCGTGCTGCCCTTCGTCTGCGTGGCCGACCACCGTCCGGCCGAGCGACTGCGTGACCCGGCACGCCTGCGCGCCTGGCTGTCGCCGCAGCCGCCGCAAGCCCGCCTGTTCGCATGA
- a CDS encoding Csu type fimbrial protein, translating into MEAISTHPAPRQGRIAGRKARPLAAAAVLALAAGAAPLGAATLSGVLGARMMLTSGCVINGGPGTVSGADFGTLDFGSRPATFVGTATATASGGEGGAGATQIVCSPEITAFSITIDSGTHAGQGAGIGTGTRAMSNGSAFLPYDVYRDPGHTVPYTAATAVTGIAVPSAGNPFTLPIYGLVNKTNAVALPAGLYTDQLQVTLTF; encoded by the coding sequence ATGGAAGCGATATCCACCCATCCGGCACCGCGACAGGGCCGGATTGCCGGGCGCAAGGCCCGCCCCCTGGCTGCCGCAGCCGTGCTGGCGCTGGCCGCAGGCGCTGCGCCGCTCGGTGCGGCCACGCTGTCGGGGGTGCTCGGCGCGCGCATGATGCTCACCTCCGGCTGCGTGATCAACGGCGGCCCGGGCACCGTATCGGGCGCGGATTTCGGCACGCTGGACTTCGGATCCCGGCCTGCGACGTTCGTGGGCACGGCCACCGCCACGGCCAGCGGCGGCGAAGGCGGCGCGGGGGCCACGCAGATCGTGTGCTCGCCCGAGATCACCGCGTTCAGCATCACGATCGACAGCGGCACCCATGCTGGACAAGGCGCGGGCATCGGCACGGGCACGCGCGCGATGTCCAACGGCAGCGCCTTCCTTCCCTACGACGTGTACCGCGATCCGGGCCATACGGTGCCCTATACGGCGGCCACGGCCGTCACGGGCATCGCCGTGCCGTCGGCTGGCAATCCGTTCACCCTGCCCATTTATGGCCTGGTGAACAAGACCAACGCGGTGGCGCTCCCCGCAGGCCTCTACACCGACCAGTTGCAGGTCACGCTGACCTTCTGA
- a CDS encoding HPF/RaiA family ribosome-associated protein, which produces MQVQVQHDEHIQGGESLVQWVQTETASRLARFRDHLTRVEVHLSDLDAGKSGGGDKRCVAEARLAGRQPIAVNADADKVADAFMAAVEKLARAIDTDLGRLKDKNGRETIRTATE; this is translated from the coding sequence ATGCAAGTACAGGTCCAGCACGACGAACACATCCAGGGCGGCGAGTCGCTCGTCCAATGGGTCCAGACCGAAACCGCCAGCCGGCTGGCGCGCTTCCGCGACCACCTGACCCGCGTGGAAGTGCATTTGTCGGACCTCGATGCAGGCAAGTCCGGCGGAGGCGACAAGCGCTGCGTGGCCGAGGCGCGGCTCGCCGGCCGGCAGCCGATCGCCGTGAACGCCGATGCCGACAAGGTCGCCGATGCCTTCATGGCGGCCGTGGAGAAGCTGGCCCGTGCCATCGATACCGACCTCGGACGGCTGAAGGACAAGAACGGCCGCGAAACCATCCGGACCGCCACGGAGTAA
- a CDS encoding gamma-glutamyl-gamma-aminobutyrate hydrolase family protein — protein sequence MLDVPPFRGTSPARRAPALPAAQRLKIGLSACFSHADPARSLFTNKTLQYVEQSIAHWIMSAGAMVVMVPCPTGETARGDVTLAHYAEWLDGVVMHGGADVWPGSYGEVPLKDAWLGDRIRDLYDLAVVEAFEQAGKPIFGVCRGLQLINVAFGGTLYQDIETQHPGAQQHRNAVTYDQHFHEVEIVPGTRLSQLYPQQPRMVVNSIHHQGIKNLAPGFEIEAWSHPDGVPEAIRRNAHSGRGYIAATQWHPEFFKPGASQTMDDAPILHDFLAACIRAKSRPAPGHSPFRIRDRAARLLRQALLRR from the coding sequence ATGCTTGATGTCCCCCCTTTCCGCGGCACGTCCCCTGCGCGGCGTGCCCCGGCACTTCCGGCCGCCCAGCGGCTCAAGATCGGGTTGTCCGCCTGCTTCTCGCATGCCGACCCCGCCCGGTCGCTGTTCACCAACAAGACGCTGCAGTACGTCGAACAATCCATCGCGCACTGGATCATGTCGGCCGGCGCGATGGTCGTCATGGTGCCCTGCCCGACCGGTGAAACGGCCCGCGGCGACGTGACCCTGGCCCACTACGCCGAATGGCTGGACGGTGTCGTGATGCATGGCGGCGCCGACGTGTGGCCCGGCAGCTATGGCGAGGTGCCGCTGAAGGATGCCTGGCTCGGCGACCGCATCCGCGACCTGTACGACCTGGCCGTGGTGGAGGCCTTCGAGCAGGCCGGCAAGCCGATCTTCGGCGTGTGCCGGGGGCTGCAGCTCATCAACGTCGCTTTCGGCGGCACGCTCTACCAGGACATCGAGACCCAGCACCCGGGTGCCCAGCAGCACCGCAACGCGGTCACCTACGACCAGCATTTCCACGAGGTGGAGATCGTGCCCGGCACGCGGCTGTCGCAGCTGTATCCGCAGCAGCCGCGCATGGTGGTCAACAGCATCCACCACCAGGGCATCAAGAACCTGGCGCCCGGCTTCGAAATCGAGGCCTGGAGCCATCCCGACGGTGTGCCCGAGGCGATCCGCCGCAACGCCCACTCCGGGCGCGGCTACATCGCCGCGACGCAGTGGCACCCGGAATTCTTCAAGCCGGGCGCCTCGCAGACCATGGACGACGCGCCGATCCTGCATGACTTCCTGGCGGCCTGCATCCGCGCGAAATCGCGACCTGCGCCCGGGCACAGTCCCTTCCGGATCCGCGACCGCGCGGCCCGGCTGCTGCGTCAGGCCCTGCTGCGGCGCTAG
- a CDS encoding spore coat protein U domain-containing protein, with protein sequence MPHAIRAAAWRGGAAGRPAVRTSAAPLLCLATLLPLPAVPATIPTTATLSVNAAIVRGCLVSGAPGQVTGVNFGTIDFGTHSAVRTGSETRLSGSGAGGQALIQCTPGTAVQVAADAGQNAQGSQRRLSNSAGAYVPYALALATAPATALVPNVPAGLTLGGSAAALPFQGTATFPGFGLPAGVYTDTVQVTLSW encoded by the coding sequence ATGCCACATGCCATCCGCGCCGCGGCGTGGCGCGGGGGGGCTGCCGGCCGGCCGGCAGTGCGGACTTCGGCCGCTCCGCTGCTGTGCCTGGCCACGCTGCTGCCGCTGCCCGCGGTACCCGCCACGATCCCGACCACGGCCACCCTGTCGGTGAACGCCGCCATCGTGCGCGGCTGCCTGGTGTCGGGTGCTCCCGGGCAGGTCACGGGCGTGAATTTCGGGACGATCGACTTCGGCACGCACTCCGCCGTCCGCACCGGCAGCGAGACGCGGCTCTCCGGCTCCGGTGCCGGCGGGCAGGCACTGATCCAGTGCACTCCGGGCACGGCCGTGCAGGTGGCGGCAGATGCCGGACAGAACGCGCAGGGCAGCCAGCGCAGGCTCTCCAACAGCGCGGGCGCCTATGTGCCCTACGCGCTGGCGCTGGCCACGGCCCCCGCCACGGCGCTCGTCCCGAACGTGCCTGCCGGCCTCACGCTCGGCGGCAGTGCCGCTGCCCTGCCGTTCCAGGGCACGGCCACGTTCCCCGGGTTCGGCCTGCCGGCGGGCGTCTATACCGATACCGTGCAGGTGACGCTGTCGTGGTAG